One genomic segment of Arachis duranensis cultivar V14167 chromosome 4, aradu.V14167.gnm2.J7QH, whole genome shotgun sequence includes these proteins:
- the LOC107483996 gene encoding formin-like protein 21b isoform X1, whose amino-acid sequence MRLRMMREKMVLVQRMIQGAMPKQLKKARERNYLHNTEIMLTKVKMPLPDMMAAVLAMDELVLDVDQVKNLIKFCPTKEEMELLKVKINKLIILNSYILFCQGYTGDKENLEKCEQYFLELMKVPRVESKLRVFSFKIQFLSHVRKSVKLKIMKKILFFG is encoded by the exons ATGAGACTAAG GATGATGCGGGAGAAGATGGTACTGGTGCAAAGAATGATACAAGGAGCAATGCCCAAGCAGCTGAAAAAAGCGAGGGAGAGAAATTATTTGCACAATACTGAAATTATGCTCACTAAGGTTAAGATGCCACTTCCTGATATGATG GCTGCTGTGCTGGCTATGGATGAATTAGTATTAGATGTGGATCAGGTGAAAAATCTCATTAAGTTTTGTCCTACCAAAGAAGAGATGGAACTCTTGAAGGTAAAGATTAACAAACTTATCATACTTAATTCCTACATCTTGTTTTGTCAG GGATACACTGGTGACAAAGAGAATTTGGAAAAATGCGAACAG TATTTTTTAGAGCTGATGAAGGTGCCACGAGTAGAGTCAAAGTTAAGAGTATTCTCTTTCAAGATTCAATTTCTGTCTCAT GTCCGAAAGTCTGTCAAgctgaagatcatgaagaaaattcttttttttgggTAA
- the LOC107483996 gene encoding putative formin-like protein 15b isoform X2 → MRLRMMREKMVLVQRMIQGAMPKQLKKARERNYLHNTEIMLTKVKMPLPDMMAAVLAMDELVLDVDQVKNLIKFCPTKEEMELLKGYTGDKENLEKCEQYFLELMKVPRVESKLRVFSFKIQFLSHVRKSVKLKIMKKILFFG, encoded by the exons ATGAGACTAAG GATGATGCGGGAGAAGATGGTACTGGTGCAAAGAATGATACAAGGAGCAATGCCCAAGCAGCTGAAAAAAGCGAGGGAGAGAAATTATTTGCACAATACTGAAATTATGCTCACTAAGGTTAAGATGCCACTTCCTGATATGATG GCTGCTGTGCTGGCTATGGATGAATTAGTATTAGATGTGGATCAGGTGAAAAATCTCATTAAGTTTTGTCCTACCAAAGAAGAGATGGAACTCTTGAAG GGATACACTGGTGACAAAGAGAATTTGGAAAAATGCGAACAG TATTTTTTAGAGCTGATGAAGGTGCCACGAGTAGAGTCAAAGTTAAGAGTATTCTCTTTCAAGATTCAATTTCTGTCTCAT GTCCGAAAGTCTGTCAAgctgaagatcatgaagaaaattcttttttttgggTAA
- the LOC107483996 gene encoding putative formin-like protein 15b isoform X3 — MRLRMMREKMVLVQRMIQGAMPKQLKKARERNYLHNTEIMLTKVKMPLPDMMAAVLAMDELVLDVDQVKNLIKFCPTKEEMELLKVKINKLIILNSYILFCQGYTGDKENLEKCEQVRKSVKLKIMKKILFFG; from the exons ATGAGACTAAG GATGATGCGGGAGAAGATGGTACTGGTGCAAAGAATGATACAAGGAGCAATGCCCAAGCAGCTGAAAAAAGCGAGGGAGAGAAATTATTTGCACAATACTGAAATTATGCTCACTAAGGTTAAGATGCCACTTCCTGATATGATG GCTGCTGTGCTGGCTATGGATGAATTAGTATTAGATGTGGATCAGGTGAAAAATCTCATTAAGTTTTGTCCTACCAAAGAAGAGATGGAACTCTTGAAGGTAAAGATTAACAAACTTATCATACTTAATTCCTACATCTTGTTTTGTCAG GGATACACTGGTGACAAAGAGAATTTGGAAAAATGCGAACAG GTCCGAAAGTCTGTCAAgctgaagatcatgaagaaaattcttttttttgggTAA
- the LOC107483996 gene encoding putative formin-like protein 15b isoform X4, with product MRLRMMREKMVLVQRMIQGAMPKQLKKARERNYLHNTEIMLTKVKMPLPDMMAAVLAMDELVLDVDQVKNLIKFCPTKEEMELLKGYTGDKENLEKCEQVRKSVKLKIMKKILFFG from the exons ATGAGACTAAG GATGATGCGGGAGAAGATGGTACTGGTGCAAAGAATGATACAAGGAGCAATGCCCAAGCAGCTGAAAAAAGCGAGGGAGAGAAATTATTTGCACAATACTGAAATTATGCTCACTAAGGTTAAGATGCCACTTCCTGATATGATG GCTGCTGTGCTGGCTATGGATGAATTAGTATTAGATGTGGATCAGGTGAAAAATCTCATTAAGTTTTGTCCTACCAAAGAAGAGATGGAACTCTTGAAG GGATACACTGGTGACAAAGAGAATTTGGAAAAATGCGAACAG GTCCGAAAGTCTGTCAAgctgaagatcatgaagaaaattcttttttttgggTAA